In one window of Patescibacteria group bacterium DNA:
- a CDS encoding magnesium transporter CorA family protein translates to MKQDIKTQKLTWIDINSPTESDVRYLKKKFNIHPLVLDELINPTPRPRVERHKDYLFMVLYYPMYNVETRKTSSRELSIIVTKKAVITSHYKPIPPLKTLFDNCRFHKQSQQTYMSEGSGQLVYYILSAFWKNCFKKLEKIDERIDNIQKYIFSGQEKEMVLEISLVKIDIINFWRIIEPQKEVLESLLKEGLTFFGRILLPHFSDVLGTYERVSNNLETDKETILALEDTNQSLLSTRINEVMKVLTTFSVIMLPLTLIASIWGMNFPKSLPLSDSPAGFWLIFILMAIILFVMVIYFRKKKWL, encoded by the coding sequence ATGAAGCAAGACATTAAAACTCAAAAACTAACATGGATTGATATTAACAGCCCAACTGAATCTGATGTCCGTTATCTAAAAAAGAAATTCAATATTCATCCATTGGTTTTAGATGAGCTGATCAATCCAACTCCCAGGCCAAGAGTAGAGCGTCATAAAGACTACCTTTTTATGGTGCTTTATTATCCCATGTATAATGTTGAAACAAGAAAAACCAGTTCAAGAGAATTAAGTATTATTGTTACTAAAAAAGCAGTGATTACCAGCCACTATAAGCCAATTCCTCCTTTAAAAACCCTTTTTGACAATTGCAGATTCCACAAACAATCCCAACAAACATATATGTCAGAAGGATCTGGCCAGCTTGTTTACTATATTCTAAGCGCTTTTTGGAAAAACTGCTTTAAAAAACTAGAGAAAATAGATGAACGGATTGATAATATCCAGAAATACATTTTCAGCGGACAGGAAAAAGAAATGGTTTTAGAAATATCTCTTGTTAAAATAGATATTATTAATTTCTGGAGAATAATTGAACCGCAGAAAGAAGTTTTAGAATCTTTATTAAAAGAAGGGTTAACTTTTTTTGGGCGAATACTTCTCCCCCACTTTTCTGATGTTTTAGGAACCTATGAAAGGGTTTCAAATAATTTAGAAACTGACAAGGAAACAATCTTGGCGTTAGAAGATACCAACCAATCACTTTTATCAACAAGGATTAATGAAGTAATGAAAGTTCTAACAACCTTTTCAGTTATTATGCTTCCTTTAACGCTTATAGCTTCAATCTGGGGAATGAATTTCCCAAAATCACTGCCTTTAAGTGATTCTCCAGCAGGATTCTGGCTAATCTTCATTTTAATGGCTATAATTCTTTTTGTAATGGTAATATATTTTCGTAAAAAAAAGTGGCTTTAA